In one Halichondria panicea chromosome 4, odHalPani1.1, whole genome shotgun sequence genomic region, the following are encoded:
- the LOC135335666 gene encoding latrophilin-like protein LAT-2 yields the protein MLLMVSAILVLGLHSVAAAPGVPTFVQTLSNVEVAEGMSATFVCEARSSGNTAVTICWFKVALNSSTQIAIDSTDSRLFTIQQQNKKVLSTFTLNNVSVSDATTYLCNAKTDTETITSSANLTIVTSMSPHSISATTSIELISTTTLIGLFDSESFNTVITLEATSTFVAVSSTQSNSYSRAYADSSILSSTPSIKDTQTVSSTHTPGSSLVPTSTVHSLISDTQNIRPTITQSSTSSAVEIPNVSASQVISTDVLTMSTQGFELPSAQPSISPTLTVHSLISDTQDIRTTITQSSTSSAVEIPNVSASQTMIYSQSLSTDVLTTSTRISTQTSQLSNALISSVFSTPLLTKSTQSIATMAMSQSFSLVSPTSTPLMMQPVLTSNGKYSITTIPTLYTTLSSTHLFSSGMPATTTHITQEHSITTNVPTSTITVVPGQLHCLSDQDEVWGIDWPTTGTNTWSLRNCSHQSGGSDSITGQARRYCSFRGMWDEPDVSRCRNREFTNILTQASEFDRNTELVEQVTTVISQLAAATISNGSLLLPSSLDATNKVLKSAIDALDEVENVTIILSEFLADVLSRALESTNGQSWMALESNSKNAGSQLLLSNIERVGELLARAQGNSGSTKPIQIVRANIAISAKQYDGSSIVDSDELMFPKEEDFTSDFPVMQAQIQIPPNLVKERLSQQSPKYGAVTVPVVMMLIQNIVSFLPSTAPGLNNTRGASALLTAQVGARENNDISSDPVSLTFGVDSNENISSYHCVFWNFSNPIGSGSWSVKGLETDGVTSKGSMTTVRCSSTHLTSFAVLVSVGTTRENTALQVVSYIGCIISILCLLVTIIFFLSHRRELLTTKIHYFIHLNLSLSLLLGYIVFITGVETAIGSKGGCAFVAAVLHYLFLASFCWMLCEGVMLYLMLVLVFTQLKDKWWFFLLLGYLPPLVIVVVSVAIRWEDYGVKDDEENLKFCWLSTNNGTIAAFIAPMLLIIGINIVFMGFALRVIWKSKKGVLKRTVQNDKEKNSSLKLVKSLLIGAVVFLPLLGMTWVFGVLAVNQNTAFFAWIFTILNSLQGAFFFFFHVIRTDKVLQKIKAFLHIKTGLSFASMKNQYTLRSGSSTIKSTLSRAGDSSTIKSTLSYAGTMQLHCNPSNEDLEMSNDHEKDIYGSEEKVSTTSLSNTYS from the exons ATGCTGCTTATGGTGAGTGCTATTCTCGTTCTGGGACTGCATTCAGTGGCAGCTGCACCAG GTGTACCTACGTTCGTACAAACACTAAGCAATGTTGAAGTTGCTGAGGGAATGTCTGCTACTTTTGTGTGTGAAGCCAGGTCCTCAGGAAACACAGCTGTTACAATATGTTGGTTCAAAGTAGCTCTGAACAGTTCTACTCAGATTGCAATTGACAGCACTGATTCAAGACTGTTCACTATCCAACAACAAAATAAAAAGGTTTTAAGTACCTTCACTTTGAACAATGTGTCCGTGTCGGATGCTACCACATATCTTTGTAATGCCAAGACAGATACTGAAACTATTACAAGTTCCGCAAATTTAACTATTGTGACATCGATGAGTCCACATTCAATCTCAGCCACCACATCAATAGAGCTTATATCGACTACAACGCTTATTGGACTGTTCGACAGTGAATCTTTTAATACAGTAATTACACTTGAAGCCACGTCAACATTTGTTGCAGTATCAAGCACACAATCCAACAGCTACAGTCGTGCTTATGCTGATTCATCAATTCTAAGCAGTACACCATCAATCAAGGACACACAAACTGTATCCAGTACACACACTCCGGGGTCTTCACTAGTTCCAACATCAACTGTTCATTCACTAATCTCTGATACACAAAATATTCGTCCGACTATCACACAATCTAGTACTTCATCGGCCGTAGAAATACCAAATGTTAGTGCATCACAAGTGATTAGCACTGATGTACTAACTATGAGTACACAAGGCTTTGAGTTGCCCAGTGCCCAACCCTCAATTTCTCCAACACTAACTGTTCATTCACTAATCTCTGATACACAAGACATCCGTACGACTATCACACAATCTAGTACTTCATCAGCCGTAGAAATACCAAATGTTAGTGCATCACAAACAATGATTTATAGTCAATCTTTGAGCACTGATGTACTAACAACAAGTACACGGATCTCCACTCAAACCAGTCAACTCTCAAATGCTTTGATTTCATCAGTTTTCTCCACACCTCTTCTAACTAAGAGTACTCAAAGCATAGCTACGATGGCAATGAGTCAATCCTTTAGCTTGGTTTCTCCAACATCAACTCCGTTAATGATGCAACCTGTTCTAACGTCGAATGGAAAATACTCTATCACAACTATACCTACTTTGTACACAACATTGTCAAGTACGCATTTGTTTTCCTCGGGTATGCCAGCTACAACAACCCACATCACACAAGAACATTCTATCACCACCAACGTCCCAACTTCCACTATAACAGTAGTGCCAG GTCAACTTCATTGTCTATCTGATCAAGATGAAGTGTGGGGAATTGATTGGCCCACCACTGGAACAAACACATGGAGTTTAAGGAATTGTTCACATCAATCAGGTGGATCGGATTCAATCACAG GACAAGCAAGACGCTATTGTTCTTTCAGAGGCATGTGGGACGAACCTGATGTCAGTAGATGCCGAAATAGGGAATTTACTAACATTTTAACTCAG GCATCGGAGTTTGACAGGAATACGGAACTGGTTGAGCAAGTAACTACAGTGATATCTCAGCTTGCTGCTGCAACTATCTCAAACGGTTCTCTTCTTCTACCTTCCTCTCTTGATGCTACCAATAAAGTTCTGAAATCTGCCATAGATGCTCTAGACGAAGTGGAAAACGTCACGATAATCCTTTCTGAG TTCCTAGCTGATGTGCTAAGCCGTGCTTTGGAAAGCACCAACGGTCAGAGCTGGATGGCTTTGGAATCTAATAGT AAGAATGCAGGCAGCCAGTTACTGTTGAGTAATATTGAAAGAGTCGGAGAGCTGCTTGCTCGGGCACAGGGAAACAGTGGATCGACAAAACCAATTCAAATAGTTCGAGCCAACATTG CAATTTCAGCGAAACAGTATGATGGTTCCTCAATTGTTGACTCAGATGAATTAATGTTTCCTAAAGAAGAAGACTTTACATCTGATTTCCCAGTAATGCAAGCTCAAATTCAAATACCTCCTAACCTTGTGAAAGAAAGACTGAGCCAACAAAGTCCAAAATATG GAGCTGTGACTGTGCCAGTGGTGATGATGCTCATTCAGAACATAGTGTCTTTTCTCCCTTCCACTGCCCCTGGTCTCAACAACACTCGAGGGGCGTCGGCTCTCCTCACCGCTCAAGTTGGGGCACGAGAAAACAATGATATATCATCTGATCCCGTATCACTTACCTTTGGCGTTGATAGT AATGAAAACATTTCCAGTTATCACTGTGTATTCTGGAATTTTTCAAATCC AATTGGAAGTGGTAGCTGGAGCGTTAAAGGACTTGAAACAGATGGAGTGACTTCAAAGGGGTCAATGACTACTGTAAGGTGTAGCAGCACCCATCTCACTAGCTTTGCAGTGCTCGTCAGTGTAGGTACAACAAGGGAG AACACTGCTTTACAAGTTGTCTCCTACATTGGCTGTATCATCTCCATACTCTGTCTTCTTGTTACAATCATTTTCTTCCTGTCACATAG GAGAGAGCTACTTACTACCAAAATCCACTACTTCATTCACTTGAATCTCTCCCTTTCTCTTCTGTTGGGGTACATTGTCTTCATTACGGGTGTTGAAACTGCAATTGGAAGTAAA GGTGGTTGTGCATTTGTGGCTGCTGTCTTGCACTACTTGTTCCTGGCATCTTTCTGTTGGATGCTTTGTGAAGGGGTGATGCTCTACCTCATGTTGGTACTTGTTTTCACTCAGCTGAAAGATAAATGGTGGTTTTTCTTGCTTCTTGGTTACT TGCCTCCCTTGGTGATAGTAGTTGTTAGTGTGGCAATTCGGTGGGAAGACTATGGAGTGAAAGATGACGAAGAAAATTTAAAATT TTGCTGGTTGTCGACAAACAATGGGACAATTGCGGCCTTTATAGCTCCAATGTTGCTGATAATTGGG ATCAACATTGTGTTTATGGGCTTTGCATTACGTGTCATTTGGAAGAGTAAAAAGGGTGTTTTGAAGAGAACAGTGCAAAATGACAAAGAAAAGAACTCTTCACTGAAATTAGTGAA ATCACTGCTGATAGGAGCTGTTGTTTTCCTTCCTCTTCTTGGAATGACGTGGGTGTTTGGAGTGCTTGCTGTCAACCAGAACACAGCGTTTTTTGCCTGGATTTTCACTATACTCAATTCTCTGCAG GGAGcatttttcttcttctttcaTGTCATTAGAACCGATAAG GTGTTGCAGAAAATCAAGGCATTCTTGCATATTAAAACG GGTTTGAGTTTTGCTTCCATGAAAAATCAATACACGTTGAGATCTG GTTCAAGTACCATTAAAAGTACGCTATCACGTGCTGGAGATTCGAGCACCATTAAAAGTACCCTATCATATGCCGGGACAATGCAGTTGCATTGTAATCCTAGCAACGAGGATTTAGAGATGAGTAATGATCACGAGAAAGACATATATGGGTCCGAGGAGAAAGTTTCTACTACTTCACTGTCCAACACGTACTCGTAA
- the LOC135335672 gene encoding small glutamine-rich tetratricopeptide repeat-containing protein alpha-like yields MSLTDKDREIAYAIVLHLQSQVDSQRLRDEQNEGVSVAIQCLSEAYGVELGDKNQKYQGSKTLEELFGDLKVLTDEDKAKADAIKQEGNVQLKLNNFQGAVSLYSDAIEIDSNNATFYCNRAAAYIKLEDYQNALADCKKAIEIDPEYARAHGRMGYIYSVINKFPEAKESFAKAIHLDPSNGSYKGNLDAVQEQLKASEQSQGGGAVPGMGDAPGSGIPVMPPGLGGMLGGGGLANLFQNPGFMNMATSMMQNPAFQNMAGRMMQQGRAAPQNMTEMMPEMVQAARQMQEENPEMFETLRQQATQFSPEGELPPGDNTKDSDAKEQ; encoded by the exons ATGTCTCTAACGGACAAAGACAGGGAGATAGCATATGCGATTGTGCTTCACCTCCAAAGTCAGGTCGACTCCCAGAGGCTACGTGATGAGCAGAATGAGGGAGTCTCTGTGGCTATACAATGTTTGAGTGAGGCGTACGGGGTGGAACTAGGTGACAAGAACCAAAAGTACCAAGGGAGTAAGACGCTGGAG GAACTTTTTGGAGACTTGAAGGTACTCACTGATGAAGACAAGGCTAAGGCGGATGCAATTAAACAGGAGG GTAATGTACAGTTGAAATTGAACAACTTTCAGGGGGCAGTCTCTCTGTATTCTGATGCAATAGAGATTGACTCTAACAATGCAACGTTTTACTGCAACAG GGCTGCAGCATATATAAAACTAGAGGATTATCAAAATGCActtgcagactgcaaaaaagctATAGAGATAGACCCTGAGTATGCAAGAGCACATGGCAGGATGGG GTATATTTACAGCGTGATAAATAAATTCCCAGAAGCTAAAGAGAGTTTTGCAAAG GCCATTCATTTGGATCCCTCCAATGGGAGTTACAAAGGCAACCTAGATGCTGTGCAAGAGCAGTTGAAAGCCTCTGAACAGTCACAAGGAGGTGGGGCCGTACCTGGAATGGGAGATGCTCCGGGCAGTGGGATACCGGTAATGCCGCCTGGTCTCGGAG GCATGCTCGGAGGAGGTGGCTTAGCAAATCTATTCCAGAATCCTGGATTCATGAATATG GCAACATCAATGATGCAGAACCCAGCTTTCCAAAACATGGCAGGTCGTATGATGCAGCAGGGAAGAGCAGCCCCACAAAATATGACAGAAATGAT GCCAGAAATGGTTCAAGCTGCTCGGCAAATGCAAGAGGAAAATCCTGAAATGTTTGAGACCCTTCGGCAGCAAGCCACTCAGTTTTCTCCTGAGGGCGAACTACCTCCTGGTGACAACACAAAAGACTCAGATGCTAAAGAACAATAG
- the LOC135335674 gene encoding telomerase RNA component interacting RNase-like, whose amino-acid sequence MAEEETSSSNTFANDGSFMELFKKKMEQQKGIQKSNLLEKPVTESTRVIECVRTDTDCPLTDSSEATTSELNREPTPVHKPYQAIVGKRKAMMKSIELREKRKKRREELEEQQSAEDQDNKSSAWKSYMAEVKSYEAKNCSDTDGLKRPLVK is encoded by the exons ATGGCTGAAGAAGAAACCTCTAGTAGCAACACTTTTGCTAATGATGGAAGCTTCATGGAACTATTCAAAAAGAAAATGGAACAGCAAAAGGGTATTCAAAAAAGTAACCTCCTCGAAAAACCTGTGACCGAGAGTACCCGGGTCATTGAATGTGTACGGACTGACACTGACTGTCCATTGACTGACTCTAGTGAAGCAACAACTTCCGAGCTGAACAGAGAACCAACGCCTGTTCATAAACCTTATCAG GCGATAGTTGGGAAAAGAAAGGCAATGATGAAGAGTATTGAGCTCAGGGAGAAACGCAAGAAAAGGAGAGAGGAATTGGAG GAACAGCAAAGTGCAGAGGACCAGGACAACAAAAGTAGTGCGTGGAAGTCGTACATGGCTGAGGTGAAGTCGTATGAAGCCAAGAATTGTTCTGACACTGATGGCTTGAAGAGACCTCTAGTGAAATAG
- the LOC135335668 gene encoding probable serine/threonine-protein kinase DDB_G0271402, with protein sequence MASTVQIQLRQQPSMERNAETHTFEQTLLDGSVKKQIRPKSASYAALRSAVFQLTCLSDFTREKIGSGFFADVYKVKHKVSDEVMVLKMNKSKKTSKQMLSEIQLMNRLSHPNILRFKGSCVHEGQLHALTEFINGGSLEDQLHDRSVELSWSVRIKIARDIARGMAYLHSRGIFHRDLNSRNCLIQKHPNGNLTTIVADFGLAAKIKQRKLKSYTETVGSPYWMAPECLNGKQYCELADVFSFGITLAEIMTRMPADPDFIPRTSHYGVNCEAMRQLCLGCPEELFQLMSSCCQLDPDDRPSFEEVVEILEAIPIDVDDTVSIEKPPDTASDDDVYLRSCFSEPFLKLTDTTDSGGSSVHVGYRLNSIGSSTASTGSSCCSYNEDLKVVSDIPTSEQNSIIPLTRTVATSNLELANKAAVDEIDGVLRSNSESVMNSLDQSSYRELKKASSLTLTDNDNDSPNLNCSIQTLIAEDSQVHTKFVNGGGDSGIDPGEMEVFKFPPLDNRSTKCKPSPNFLSKLEDAIEEGDQTPIYSSPCHKVTQEATRKLIPEASSPHGLSPVRTPSDGNVSCTYTTPTSPYAQSWASSEFSFHLPNPSTPYAPPCTPVTRLRRTNSCPSSPDLHSKTFRFSLDSSHHFSSMDRDSPASYHRRSQWANSKNSTDCFDQDSLDRDVEYALRHRKHSHDPKRRSVHFESDEICTNLDQEHFSKMSLSRNRSHSNPAQPIIKHSSLANNVYSLTLADCKDTQACSKYPNSALCKGYNITMSSNARLSSSVPNLFDGHRFNFL encoded by the exons ATGGCCTCAACAGTTCAAATCCAGCTAAGACAACAGCCCAGTATGGAAAGAAATGCAGAAACACACACGTTTGAACAAACGTTACTGGACGGCTCAGTCAAAAAGCAAATAAGACCCAAGAGTGCCTCATATGCTGCTCTCCGCTCGGCAGTATTCCAACTAACCTGTTTGAGTGACTTTACCAGAGAGAAGATTGGCTCTGGATTTTTTGCAGATGTCTACAAG GTGAAGCACAAGGTCAGTGATGAGGTAATGGTTCTCAAAATGAACAAGAGTAAGAAGACAAGCAAGCAGATGTTGAGTGAGATTCAACTCATGAACCGCCTCTCTCATCCAAACATTCTCAG GTTCAAAGGCTCCTGTGTGCACGAAGGACAGCTACATGCACTAACAGAG TTCATCAATGGTGGTTccctggaggaccagctccatGATCGCAGTGTGGAGCTCTCATGGTCTGTTCGAATCAAGATAGCCAGAGACATCGCCCGGGGAATGGCCTACCTCCACTCAAGAGGCATTTTTCACAGAGATCTCAACTCAAGG aattgCCTTATCCAGAAGCATCCTAATGGAAACTTGACTACAATAGTCGCAGACTTTGGTCTTGCAGCCAAAATCAAACAAAGAAA actcaaGAGTTACACGGAAACAGTTGGTTCCCCCTACTGGATGGCGCCTGAGTGCCTCAACGGCAAGCAGTACTGTGAATTGGCCGACGTGTTCTCATTTGGAATAACACTGGCTGAGATAATGACCCGGATGCCAGCTGACCCTGACTTCATCCCCCGAACCTCG CATTACGGGGTGAACTGTGAGGCCATGCGGCAGCTGTGTTTGGGTTGTCCAGAAGAGCTCTTCCAACTCATGAGCAGCTGTTGTCAg CTTGACCCTGATGACAGGCCGAGCTTTGAAGAAGTTGTTGAGATCCTCgaagccattccaatcgatgtTGATGACACAGTATCCATCGAAAAACCTCCAGATACCGCCTCAGATGATGACGTCTACTTGCGCAGCTGTTTCTCGGAGCCATTCCTGAAACTGACGGACACGACAGATAGTGGAGGGAGCAGTGTACATGTTGGGTATCGACTGAACAGTATTGGGTCATCTACAGCCTCTACTGGGAGCTCTTGTTGCAGCTACAATGAGGATTTGAAAGTAGTCTCAGACATTCCTACTTCCGAGCAAAACAGTATAATTCCATTGACACGAACAGTTGCTACTTCGAATTTGGAGCTTGCGAATAAAGCTGCAGTTGATGAGATCGACGGAGTTTTGAGAAGCAATTCGGAGTCAGTTATGAATTCATTAGATCAAAGCTCATACAGAGAATTGAAGAAAGCTAGCAGTCTAACTTTAACTGATAACGATAACGACTCACCAAATCTCAACTGTAGCATACAAACTTTAATAGCTGAAGACAGTCAAGTTCACACTAAGTTCGTTAATGGGGGAGGTGATTCTGGGATTGATCCAGGAGAGATGGAAGTGTTTAAATTTCCCCCATTGGACAACCGCTCTACCAAGTGCAAGCCTTCACCAAACTTTTTGAGCAAACTGGAAGATGCTATCGAAGAAGGAGACCAAACACCCATTTATTCCAGCCCCTGTCATAAAGTGACTCAAGAAGCCACTAGAAAGTTGATACCAGAAGCGTCCTCCCCCCATGGACTATCCCCAGTGAGAACTCCAAGTGATGGCAATGTGTCCTGCACCTACACAACACCTACAAGTCCGTATGCTCAGAGCTGGGCGTCGTCAGAATTCTCGTTTCATCTCCCCAACCCTTCTACCCCCTATGCTCCACCCTGTACACCAGTTACAAGACTGCGTCGCACTAACTCTTGTCCCTCATCCCCTGATTTGCACTCTAAAACTTTCCGGTTTTCTCTTGATTCCTCACACCATTTCTCATCCATGGACAGGGACAGTCCTGCATCATATCACAGGCGATCACAATGGGCTAATTCTAAAAATTCCACTGACTGTTTCGACCAAGACAGTTTGGATAGAGATGTCGAATATGCATTGAGACATAGAAAACATTCACATGATCCTAAACGCAGATCTGTCCATTTTGAGAGTGATGAGATTTGCACCAACCTGGATCAAGAACACTTTTCTAAGATGTCGCTGTCTCGCAACCGCTCTCACAGTAACCCTGCACAACCTATCATAAAGCACAGCTCATTAGCTAACAATGTTTACTCTCTCACACTAGCTGATTGCAAGGACACTCAAGCTTGCTCTAAATACCCGAACTCCGCACTATGTAAAGGCTATAACATTACTATGAGCAGCAATGCTCGTTTATCTTCATCCGTTCCAAACCTTTTCGATGGGCATCGTTTTAATTTCCTGTAA
- the LOC135335667 gene encoding adenylate cyclase type 8-like produces MAWSRIKGVAFFPFLWQTLLTIILWTPGNLYLSNGTKWLYFQFQSKLVHTQVSIITATHVPFNIAWTILAHFVLDFSTPFIQHMGLAFAIWNFVVVVVSVAVQKLYPASAYKIQYLFIFLSFATSFEVLCGGLFNELNFFGTQRFGSLFYLLMVSTLFFQWSTLLTVLCWTFFGGGFVFWSIFVAKNVPEVLASTFMTAAITILCVIAHIVANYQKKLAFQKIEKSVTTTLEVEKENAKQEKLLLSIFPKEVAHVVQKDLRNSRGVSQISQFRKLYVQRFKNVSILYADIKGFTALSSKVSAQQLVQTLNELFARFDYLAENNFCLRIKILGDCYYCVSGLYDSRTDHAVCTVQMGLQMIEVIRHVAAQTGFDLNMRVGIHTGSVLCGLIGSHKWQFDVWSNDVTIANAMEAGGVPGEVHISKTTFDALQGAYNVQPADGKSRNSLLAKYDVETFFVTSRNNNNYVMEGETTSLLDELPSTCSSDSGIGILNSNFETGEPKKKKGLKVKERKPKISINNTARLFLGNYEDRKFGVNDILTTLGVQNLKEQKSTSNPDSDFDKHHFLILLKEALTDTSTGHLWKNYAMRLTMQFKDYALESKFARQKFSDLQYFFVALLCMQCLFYSAQVTVLPMTRISTHICFLFSIIFIFVLTLISLSDKTKFLPISSFKQINLYIQSYRALRYAVVLLTWVLALVCSYSGLMECTPDAPYFRIFETLDPQNPRCEYAHYHEEQLNLYLVFIIMPLTDLPVAGQVLAATFGLLTLFVLLPFGFFDAFLHFYEARQIGNFDGALFEMLTSYLFRILVILVSILLGILLARENQYTRRSNFLRQIDAEKKQREIEIIELYNTSLLNNLLPNHVISHFLNPDITAVDLYYDFHPEAGILFASIPDFAGYYEEEESNNQGIECMRLLNEIFGDFDQLLTDKRFQSIEKIKTIGSTYMVASGVNQKTGKVVKNWKHLEVLLEFSFALREKLQAINKESWNDFQLRIGISHGPLVAGVIGAKKPQYDIWGDTVNLASRMESTGVKGKTQVVQETQALLSTRGYMFDYRGVVSVKGKGSLITYFAQDVSPKKKLAQNYLL; encoded by the exons ATGGCTTGGTCAAGGATCAAAGGTGTTGCCTTTTTCCCCTTTTTATGGCAAACTCTCCTCACAATCATTCTTTGGACGCCTGGAAATCTCTACCTCTCCAATGGTACAAAATGGTTGTACTTTCAGTTTCAAAGCAAACTTGTGCATACACAAGTTAGCATCATCACTGCAACGCATGTGCCCTTCAATATCGCGTGGACTATTCTTGCTCACTTCGTACTGGATTTCTCTACTCCATTCATACAACATATGGGTTTAGCTTTTGCTATTTGgaattttgttgttgttgtcgTGAGTGTTGCTGTCCAGAAGTTGTATCCGGCAAGTGCTTACAAGATTCAGTATTTGTTCATCTTTCTTTCATTTGCCACTTCCTTTGAGGTACTCTGTGGAGGGTTGTTTAATGAATTAAACTTTTTCGGTACACAGAGATTTGGGTCGTTGTTTTATCTCCTTATGGTGAGCACTCTTTTCTTTCAGTGGTCCACATTGCTTACAGTGTTGTGTTGGACATTCTTTGGAGGAGGTTTTGTTTTCTGGAGTATCTTTGTAGCAAAAAATGTGCCAGAG GTACTGGCCTCTACATTCATGACTGCTGCTATAACCATTCTTTGCGTGATAGCACACATAGTGGCCAACTACCAGAAGAAACTAGCCTTCCAAAAAATTGAAAAGAGTGTTACTACAACCTTAGAAGTAGAGAAAGAAAATGCAAAACAG GAAAAACTTCTTCTGTCGATTTTTCCAAAAGAAGTTGCACATGTGGTGCAGAAAGACTTGCGAAATTCAAGAGGTGTTTCTCAAATTTCTCAGTTCAGAAAACTTTATGTCCAGAGGTTCAAAAATGTTAG TATCTTATATGCTGACATCAAAGGATTTACGGCTCTTTCTTCAAAGGTTTCGGCCCAGCAACTTGTGCAGACTCTTAATGAGTTGTTTGCAAGATTTGACTATCTGGCTGAG AACAATTTCTGTCTGCGCATCAAGATCCTTGGTGACTGCTACTACTGTGTGTCCGGGCTTTATGACTCTAGAACAGACCATGctgtatgtacagtgcaaATGGGGCTCCAGATGATTGAAGTTATCAG ACATGTGGCTGCTCAGACAGGATTTGATTTGAATATGCGGGTAGGCATTCATACTGGCTCTGTACTCTGTGGACTGATTGGTTCACACAAGTGGCAGTTTGATGTCTGGTCCAACGATGTCACCATAGCCAATGCAATGGAAGCAGGTGGCGTACCTGG GGAAGTACACATCAGTAAAACTACATTCGATGCACTGCAAGGTGCTTACAACGTTCAGCCAGCTGATGGCAAATCACGAAATAGTCTGCTAGCCAAGTACGATGTGGAAACGTTCTTTGTTACCTCCAGGAACAACAACAATTATGTTATGGAG GGTGAAACAACGAGCCTTCTCGACGAACTACCTTCAACTTGCTCATCAGATTCTGGTATAGGAATCTTGAATTCTAATTTTGAAA CTGGAGAGCCGAAAAAGAAGAAAGGACTAAAAGTAAAAGAAAGGAAGCCTAAGATAAGTATTAACAACACAGCTCGTCTCTTTCTAGGCAACTACGAAGACAGAAAATTTGGAGTAAACGACATCCTAACAACACTAGGAGTTcag AATCTGAAAGAGCAAAAGTCTACAAGCAATCCTGATAGTGACTTCGATAAACATCACTTTCTGATCCTACTAAAGGAAGCTCTCACTGACACAAGCACTGGTCATCTATGGAAAAACTATGCTATGAGGCTGACAATGCAGTTCAAAGATTACGCTTTGGAATCAAAG TTCGCAAGGCAGAAGTTCAGTGATCTCCAATATTTCTTTGTTGCCCTCCTCTGTATGCAGTGTCTCTTCTACTCCGCCCAAGTCACAGTCCTACCAATGACAAGAATCTCCACACACATATGCTTCTTGTTTAGCATTATATTCATATTTGTGCTTACTTTGATTTCTCTTTCGGACAAAACAAAG TTCCTGCCGATATCTTCTTTCAAGCAAATAAATCTCTATATTCAGTCATACCGGGCACTACGCTATGCCGTAGTTCTTCTAACCTGGGTGCTAGCTCTTGTGTGCAGCTATAGCGGATTG ATGGAATGCACACCTGATGCCCCTTACTTCAGGATTTTTGAAACGCTCGACCCACAAAACCCTAGATGTGAATATGCACAC TACCATGAGGAGCAGTTGAACTTGTACCTTGTGTTCATAATAATGCCTCTGACCGACCTACCTGTGGCTGGACAGGTACTTGCTGCAACATTTGGACTTCTCACTTTGTTTGTACTACTTCCCTTTGGTTTCTTCGACGCTTTCCTTCACTTCTATGAAGCAAGACAAATCGGAAATTTTGA TGGCGCTTTGTTTGAAATGCTTACAAGCTACCTTTTCCGTATTTTGGTCATTCTCGTCTCCATCCTACTTGGCATTCTCTTAGCCAGAGAAAACCAATACACTAGAAGAAGCAACTTCCTGCGGCAGATAGAT gcCGAGAAGAAGCAGCGAGAGATAGAGATCATAGAGTTGTACAATACTAGTCTTCTTAACAACCTCCTCCCAAATCATGTGATAAGCCACTTTCTCAACCCCGATATTACTGCTGTG GATCTCTACTACGACTTCCACCCTGAGGCCGGAATTCTTTTTGCCTCAATCCCTGACTTTGCTGGCTACTATGAAGAGGAGGAATCTAACAACCAGGGGATAGAGTGCATGAGACTGCTCAATGAGATATTTGGGGACTTTGATCAACTGTTGACAGACAAGAGATTTCAGTCCATAGAGAAGATTAAGACCATTGGGAGCACTTACATGGTGGCGTCCGGAGTAAACCAGAAGACG GGTAAAGTGGTGAAAAACTGGAAGCATTTGGAAGTTCTTCTGGAGTTCTCTTTTGCTCTAAGGGAGAAACTTCAGGCCATAAACAAAGAATCGTGGAATGATTTCCAGCTGCGCATTGGCATTAGTCATGGTCCTCTGGTTGCTGGAGTTATTGGAGCTAAAAAACCTCAGTATGATATCTGGGGAGACACTGTGAACCTTGCCAGCAGGATGGAGAGCACCGGAGTCAAGGGGAAAACTCAG GTTGTTCAAGAAACACAGGCTCTTTTGTCTACTCGTGGATACATGTTTGACTATCGAGGTGTGGTGTCGGTTAAAGGGAAAGGCTCACTCATTACGTACTTTGCTCAAGACGTTTCTCCTAAAAAGAAATTGGCACAAAACTACTTGCTCTAA